One window of the Zea mays cultivar B73 chromosome 3, Zm-B73-REFERENCE-NAM-5.0, whole genome shotgun sequence genome contains the following:
- the LOC103650270 gene encoding E3 ubiquitin-protein ligase EL5 encodes MGRWDRERARDAGAAMTKDTVLIAASVAALFVVSAATFLCSRRRRRGRGDVELGRGGVAAGLDDAALATYPTMVYEEEKEKKNEEERDGAGKPQPAAAAGGSGSDAARCAVCLADYADGDELRRLPGCRHAFHRGCVDQWLRRRPTCPVCRAPPPPPMGKGAAASDPCSAADQVMVA; translated from the coding sequence ATGGGTAGATGGGACAGAGAGAGAGCGCGCGATGCAGGCGCGGCCATGACCAAGGACACCGTGCTGATCGCCGCCTCCGTGGCCGCACTGTTCGTGGTCTCAGCCGCCACTTTCCTGTGCTCCAGGCGGCGCCGGCGCGGCCGCGGCGACGTGGAGCTCGGGCGCGGCGGCGTGGCGGCCGGGCTCGACGACGCCGCGCTGGCCACGTACCCGACGATGGTGTACGaggaggagaaggagaagaagaacgaGGAGGAAAGAGACGGCGCCGGAAAGCCGcagccggcggcggcggcaggtggGTCCGGGTCTGACGCGGCGCGGTGTGCGGTGTGCCTGGCGGACTACGCAGACGGCGACGAGCTCCGGCGGCTGCCCGGCTGCCGGCACGCGTTCCACCGCGGGTGCGTCGACCAGTGGCTGCGCCGCCGGCCGACGTGCCCGGTCTGCCgggccccgccgccgccgcccatgGGCAAGGGAGCAGCCGCCAGCGATCCCTGCTCTGCTGCTGATCAGGTTATGGTAGCGTAG